The Rhopalosiphum maidis isolate BTI-1 chromosome 2, ASM367621v3, whole genome shotgun sequence genome segment ttaatatgataattacatAGTATACACGAAGTATACCCATCCCATTTTATCcttaaatattgcatttattctaattttaatttgtgtatacatacagattgtaagttaaattaattagatcGTTTATATCatcgatttaattttgtctaatcgttataataaaactacataaaataaaaaatagttgtattCATGTTTAGTCtgcaatacttattatattcagataattttcataaattataaaatcttgataaaataaattaatattaagtaacttaattttaaaattaccttaACAGTCTTCacagacatattatttatttatttatcatggcCTATTATTCTAAGTATATAAGGTCGTAATAACTTTGaaactaacataaaaataactataactcattcgaattttgatttatccattaactttgaaaaaaaattatttgcttaAGGTATGGTTTCCCCGCCGCATTTGGACGTGACATAATGACGCCGCGCTGTTCCACTCTTTGACACTGCGGGGAAACCGTAcctttagtaatttatagtaaCAACAGTCTGTTttcattaaaagaaaaaagtatGTACCACCATCGAATATTCTTTAAATGGCATATAAAATCAAAGTGTATTTACATCGAAATACTAAaagtcaattaattaatttgaataaatgctTAATTAATGGTATACATAAGGAGAATATGCTCGGTGCAACACTCTGTATAgtgaaataatgatttttaatatacaattttttataaagttttattacattaccgccggttcttaatatatttttggttataaaataatttgtacataaatttatttgatataattatataggatataatatatataaaaaaaaggtaaacgtacatacaaacaaaataatattaggtatattttgtaggtatttattgaTGATCAGCCCAAGTGACATGTCTTGGTTGAAAGTCGGAATTTAAAGTCACACGATCATTAAGGACCTTTTGGTTTGATCGTCGAAAAAATGACCAACAGcctaatacaattaatgtttGCATAGTGACTAGAATTATAGTGATTGCTAATCCTATAGGCCAAGTAATGCACCATTCGTTGTTGCGaattactgtaaaaatatataattaattgtttattagaaTCTAATAGCtaatcattatttacataaacatttaaaactaattataattattgattaatttattgtttatactcgtattgctataaaacatatttaaaatgttgtaataataaatattgataaattaaaaaataatatatactataggtatatgaaTAAGTAGTCGTCTATAGAAAACCATCACATAAaagatgatttattaatttaataattaattattaaatgtaaactgATCAAATTTGATTGTAcggtttatactttaatatatatatataatttaataattggaaaacattttgtattaactgcgtacattataatacacggAATAACCCAACATTTTAAAGCGAAATACATTTTGAGTTTAATTcatatgtatttgaaaataattgtttgattcAAACCTGAAGCTTCTAATCTTCTTGATGATctctcattattattgttactattacTAATTTGACTTTGACTGGCTATAATTTCTTCTTGTTCCTCAAGAGAACGTACTACGATTGCGAGTTGTAATGGCACTTCTTTTGGTTTAGTTTCTGAGGCCTGTGTATCGCGCTTTCGTCGACCATAGGACACTTGTCCGTTTCCACAATcactctataaaaaaatatatattagatgatacaaaatttgtttgaaataaatctaaaaaaataaaaataaatatctataaatactataaatgtacTCACTGGCTTGCACAGCTGATCACAAAACATCATCATGAGGCTAAACCGTAGTACAGGTGACGAAGGAAATCGGAATGCTTTGAATCTTGCAACCATAGAATTTGGAGGTGTTAAATTCAATACCGGAAATGTCGATGGTTCTGGAGGACATCCTCTCCAATCTAAGAGTAACAAGGAGTCCAGACCATCTCCAGAACTAGCAATCAAGTGGCCTGCTCTTAATTGTGATGCgtctaaaacaattatttaattaattaaatgtcaatacaatgacgaaaacaataaataaaagcgTCTTACTATATGGTTGATTCACATCAATCCGGAGCTCTAATTCATCGCCAAGTTTTACTTCAGATACTTGTTTTACGTTCCGTCCTACTTCTAAAATTCTCATCTTGGCGACTTGATTTGCAGAGCCAACTAAACCATTTGGATCGTAGCCACCGTCATTGTATATAGTGTTATGTATgctattagataaataataataattttcgtgAATTGGTAATAAAAAATCCAGTATttggattaatatatttaaaatccaattcaagttaaaattgttcattttcaacaatatttatttttaattgtttgatagacgagtatatatatttttttaaatataatacaataatacctactgtttatagttttttttttaaataatagtaatataaagggcataaaaaaaattatacaaatgataaaatgatgtagcaaatataatagtattatctatagctagtactattataaaaaaaatcgattaattGGGGTTTAAGCAAATAAGCACTGTAGAAGAGCGATGActactaattatattcattactttaacatgtataatttataagatcgagtgaattaaaatgtttttaaaatagtaaaaatattctgagtattaatattacttagttatttaaatattaaaattgaataatgaaaaCTGTTATCCAAAAAGTTATAGTACTTTTATTTCTCATGTTTAATTGAATGTTAATTTTGGTTAAtgattgcatttaaaaataattttaactaagcACAATATATGTAAAACACATAGGTAGTATTGACTTATGATGCGCTCAtcgactataatatttagcaTACCTCGGTTCTGCTACACCAAACGTAGCGTCTAAAGTAATGTTCTGTGGTCTAGATGCCAAGAACGACGGGTGGGGACTTGAACCAACAGCACATGACACTTTGGTCACTCGATCGCCAACGGTTTGTATAATCGGGTGGTGTTGTACTACGACAACAGCTGTAGCCAATTTCCTATTGCTGTTTGCCGATTTAGCCACCACAACATCACAGCGATTGCGTTGAGTGTGGTTTTCAACAATCGGAAGGGTAATCGTTGTCATATCTGTATGGCGACCGTTAACACCGCATTCTTCTGGTCTTCCTAGCACAAACATTCTGCCCTTGAAGCCCTGAGATCTCAACGACACTATCATAGAGTCATCATTACACGAGACGCTTACTGAaatccaatatatatatttttttattcatattattttatatgcattaattatatatggaCGGGCGATGACGTTGATTATtccaaagaaaaaatacatgtaagaaaaacaaaagataataatatagtataagaacatataggtacttacctatataatacctaaattatatcaaattaataatcatgtgTACGaggcttaaaatataattggaaaTCTAACAATTAATTACTCTTAATGACTAATTAGAaggtttaaatacattttgagttAATTAGTTTGGAAAAATAACAGTATATGTCTTACAATCAATACAAGTAATTCTTTCTATGTAAGTGGAACACGGTGATGGGATGAGCGGGCCAGCTGTAAGTGTGTCGTCACCGTGTAAAAGACAAAGAGTACCACCAAATCCATCTGTAGggcatttaaaagtataacctCTGCagctaaaatattgttcagaTTCACATCTTTCTTTGCACtatatatagaatacaattaatttaattactatttattattttattaataagcgTTCATTGTGACTTCACTTCATACTTgttcaatattaatgttttctaCTTGTAAGTCCACTTGTTGTAAAGTTCTATCATAAACAGGTTCGTGCCAGCATGAACTCATTTGATTTACACCTTAAgttttaaaccattatttttataattttatataattgtaatataaaacattagatggtgtatattttaaaacctggCAGTGTATTGGCGCATTCATTTTCTAAGTATTCGACTTGATTCCGACTCGGATTAAATGCCGTAGGTTTAGTCTTACGGGTTTCGGAATTCAATGAACACATCTTGGTTGATCGGAAGTAATTCGCTGACTTACAATTGTTTTGGTCAATACATAGTTGGGCACATCGCCATTTATCGCCAATATTGGGTATAACTGAATATTGAAAACCATTTATTTCGTAGTCCATGGATACTTCGATTGGCCATGCTCTTCGGTTACATGATTCGGGAACTaataacgaatataataaagttacgaaattgattttttcttcatttgCAAATACACGAATAATCCAGtcgcataaatatattgagCACTTACCGCGGAGACAGGCTTTTCTAAAAAAGTTTACATTAGGGGTCACGACAATATTGTCGGTGGAACTTCCCATATTAGGTACCCGGTAACATGATGTCGATGTGTAATCTATTATGAAGCCGGCACAGTCCACCGACTTTCTACATCTAAAATTCACAATTATTTACGGATGTcaaatataaaacgtataaaacgtataaacGTTTTAAGGCATATCTAAATTGTTGGTTTTAATTACCTGTTGTAACATTCTGCCGTTATGGCAACTCCGGGAGTGCTGGCGTATAATAAGATCGGCTGTACTACAGATCTCGGAGCagaattactatatttaacgTACGTTACTGGTACGCCATCTGGACAATCTTGACCTATAGTTATAAAAGCAGAGTttgagtatattttttgaaaaattatctaccGGCAGACTGAAATGGTTTTCATAAACgtatacagttatattattattatatgtctatGTTTCTAGTATTACGTTCAATTGAAATTGTTAAGTCGTTAATAGTACTTGCGTGTGAGCATAATCAGGAATGTAGaagcaaaaatttaatttagtctggtaaaaataatttttacttctcATCAGctatttaaaaacgtatttcattatataatatgagataAAAACTACTTAAATGCGTACAAATTCATAACTGTATACATAaagatttgttttaaaatgcaataactAGATAATTTGTGTAGCATACtagcataatgtatatattataacagtctAGTACACCAATAGATATTAGATgctttcattttaattataacaaagaaACAGCTTTTACGTATAAAAGCCCGAGACTACGAAATTGAATTTATcctagttgtttttttttcaactcaaAAAAGCGAAAGTATACCGAaatgataatacatatgtaCAACTTAACAATACACTTTGTAGGCGTGTAGTATAGACCTAGCTAATTTTGAAGGTCgacttaattgtatattattttcacgttgtattattatataacacaggTGGTCCCAGCTTAAAACAATGACtgcttgttttataaaataccagtGTCATGatcaattttatgatataaattgtaagCTCCCGCTGATCATGGCTGGTTATATATTTAGCGTGGAAATTAAATggctgataattatttaatgattcgTTTgtacgttattttaattaggtagtaagaaaatttattttgttgatataggtaatatttattaagttaatatgattatttcatttcattctttaatttaaatatataatgtgccaagaaaattaaataaattaagaaataagaattaataaagTTAGTTAATGTACCAAGAGTATAATGAAACTTTGTAGAACTACTAATGTGATAATCCAAAAATACgactattgttattacaatttactaaaaaagttttcgagtaaaattcaattatatattctgtgatatataggtattatgttgggacataaattaaaaatgagatCACTTACTggagttataacaataaaaacgtaACAATCTTTACtcgagtaatttaatattcgttATAGTAGCTAACCGAAAGTATAGATGCATAaagatgtaatattttacataaatatagccTGTGAATATTTATcacttattatagttattagtgcAACAGCCTCTAGATGTTTGCCTGacactatttttattagtaaacgTATTCGTGTCACACTACAATATATTTCGTACAACAACTTCACTACACAGTCATCTGCTGTACGTATTATGTACAGCCTAcaagtagtttatattttgttaaatatgtttaatctaAGATTATATGTAAGGTCTGGATTTAAATGCCTTATAAACTATCAGGAACGGAAGCatacaatattgattattaatatggtAATAACTAAATCTATATGCATCaagttatgtaaatatataaatatctcctaatatattaaataaaaaaaaaaaaggtcaaaaatgtttactgtCAGATACACCAACCGCCCGAATGTCACATCAATCATAAAAGGAACAGAAacctattttttaatgttttttttttcaaattattttacgaaaaacaaaatatcactcatataaattaaatttctttagcTTGCAAATCAACGTAAGTGGTAATAATAACGATCAtcactataaaatgtacacataaataacaatgtttaaacataatataatatgattagatCCATATTGTAatcgaattatatttttgaaaattcagtTAGTGTAATACATCATgtgaatatgttatatttttaaatttaaccattattttagaattgattaaatttttatatctgtTTCATGGTTTGGGTCTAAAGTGGCCAATTTCAGTTTTCGAtagattttagttaaatttttttttttttttactattataagtcctaattctattataaatattaaattctaactTAGATATAAAGCACAATGGTGCAAATACattcgattaattttattcctaAAATCGTCAATCTGATTGAATTGAAATCCTTTATTCCTGAAAGTTGTAAATAGTGATTCGAACACGCGATTTATTACGCGTTTAGATATGTTGGTCATGTTTGGgtcataaatgcataataatgtggtgcgtaatatagttatagtaacACAGTGACGTATTTATTGGTTCCGACAGATTTCGAAAGAGCGCAGAGGATATTATAACGTGGACAAATGTATACaacatacattatgtataatcatcacgtatttataatataaacatacactAAGTGTACAAAACCGATATCCTAATTCATAGTTTTTATCTGTTGATTGaggaataaaaactaaaatgagAATGACCGTCATACCAGAtaaaaaagaacatttttaaagcgATACGATTCActgcactatatattataataattccgcGGAAACACATTTTACATCGATATTtgtccaatattatattgctggACTGGATATGGTTGTGAAACTTGTAAAAGATGATTCatacaatcaaaaataaatactatttcgATAATAGGTTGTAGGTagccgttaaaaaaaaatcttcgaAGCGTTTTCCGGTTGTATAACCTGATTGCGAAAATACTCGGCAAGTTAAATATTCTAGTGTGCGGTGTAATGCGATAGCTAGTGCATAAGTACATAACGATATTGATGGCTAAGAAGCTAAAATCTTTCTgagaaaaacatttaacactaaagctgttttatttttagacgtttaaaaaacacaatattaaacgTTTGCACGGACGCATAATGTTTAAcactttctttttaaataaaaatattaaagccaAAGTTTTACCATGCGCCGGATCGCGTAGAGTCGAATACCTATACTCGACTTGTAGCCTGACTAGCCTTCAGTATTTAGTTATCTGTACGTACATCATCATTGCCGGATCTAAGTGCGGGGAGTTCTGGGTGTAACTAATACTAGAGGTCTATTTAAAGACAAAcgatatttctaaataattgcctatacataaatgatgtattaataaatatttttcggcGTTCAATAAAAGCGAAGGCGGCTTtaaagaagaaaatatttcaactcgCGGTTCGTGTGTTCCATCAAATCGAGTGACGGTTAGGGTCGTACAACTGAGTCCATATTGCAATGATAGTCTGCGACAATGGGGTGCGGGTAACCTATCATAACTATATTCTCCTCGGCCATTGTGCTGTTAATAATCGATTTCCTCGTGAAGTTACGAAATCTCGGGCATCGACTCGAGGCCCCGGCGCATTGCACCCCTCGCACCCCCTCGTTAAATCCGACGCCGCGTACACGGCACGGGACTATACAGTGTACTGCGTGAAAACGGCTTTGTAAATGACGTCTCAGTGTCAGCTATCGTCGTGTCGCTGTACATCATTACAAGTGTTGGTGGACGCGACGAAAATAACGCCGCCTCCGGGCGATTACGATTGTGCAGACTTACCGTGCGCCGGTCGCTGGAACGCCACGACGAACACGGCCAACAGCAACAGCGCCCCGCGCGATTCCATAGCGCGGCCGCGTCGACGGTCGAACACCCGCGTCCCGTTCGCGATGGCGTTTCCTCCAATGATCGTAcgctattaaattgtattacaggTAGTTTGCGGTGACCGTCGCCCGACGGGTATAATGTGGCGGTATCGTCGCGATTTGCGGCCAATGTACGGACGACGTGCGTCGTGTTGATGCGGTCGATCTCGCTGACGGACGGACGGACGGACGGGACAGGTATTAATTGTGATAATATATCGTCGGCGGACGGtttcgcgcgcgcgcgtgtgttgGCGGTACGCGCGTTGGCGATCGTTTAAACGACGGCGTGCGGTTACGGCGAATCTACGCGGACCGACGACGGGCGGACGGGCTCGCGGGCGGCCTTGCGGCGGGTCACGTGCTCTGTCGTCGTCGACGGCGACGTTGACGTCACCGCTGGCGGGTACGTctaatggttttaatattattattattgttgttattatgatattgttatgACTCTTGTTATTGAAGTCACACCGCCGTCGGTTTTTAGCGATTCTCGCCGActagtggtggtggtggtaggGCGGCCGACGAGAGAACACGACAAACCATTAAACTCGGAGGTATCTGCCTGCAAATCCGCACGTCACCTGATCGTCTTTTTCCCCACCTtagcatacattataatataatcagatACGTACTAAAAAAAAGTGCCTAGGCACAAGGTACATCAAATTCGTACTTCTACAGATAACATACACTAGACACTGCCTATCCGCGCTATTACGAGGGGGGAAATCcagaattatttatgttagcaTAACATCATATAATAACGGATTACATacgtcttattatttttaaacacacgAAAAACGCGAACTTATATCCGCTTTTTTCTATTGCTTCGTTACCGCGACTGTACAAGTTTCCAATGACTCGACGAAACAACAATATGAAATGCATTTAACgcgattcaaaaataatacgataattcGATACGAAACGGACGGTGCATTGTAGTAAGGATGCCCCCCCCCCAACCCGTACGCGAGGCGTATCATCAGTGGTGGATTCAAGGGGGGGAAGGGGTGAGTGGCCCCGGCCCCCTTGAcagcttattatatttttagttgtaatAACATGAGTTaataatggttataattttcatgttAGAAAGAGTTGTTCTTTATTTGAAGGCCTAACATCAAATCCTAAATGTcgtgtttacaaaattaatacaaaagatGTTTGccctcccccccccccaaaaaaaaaaaataaataaaacctagaTTCACCATTGCGTATCATTTGCAGGATACACATCCGAAATTTTACTCACAGCAAATGTTTCTGGACGTCTTATAAGCTAGTCATCGAACTAAAGACAAATTTGTCATTCATAGATGACCACAATCAGCCATTCAGCCAATACAGTAAtccaataggtaatatattgtttgacTTATgtccacataatattacaatcatCAAGTGTAAGTGTATAGCATCGGGTATTTTTGTCCACGGTCTCGCGATGTTCGAGATTTTTGAGatgaaattttaacaaattattgtagGTACTTTAAATAGTTGTATCGGAGTGGATGTCAGAGAAAAGTcgtgatatttttacaaaacaactaatatacctatattatgttgtattgtgAGCAGTTTAAGAAGTTCTCAATAGTTCAAGTTCGTCATCGAGTTGCTTTGTGTATGCATGATCTTGAAAGGAGGTGTAGCTAAAAGAATTGTATTTCCACATAAAAATCTGATTAGAAATTCATCTGAAtaagttaattgttattacgtGGAATTTgctatagtttaaatattaaaattgaaaatgtatagattattGGCGACGGTTTAGAGGATGGGCGGGTGTAATGACCCTCTGAATCCTCACAGACAACGTCATCTCgactgtacataatatgatgtgcgagtgtaatgtatacattatacaacggCCCCGGAGAACtcgaaacataataaaaaaaatgaacgcaGGTGAATGcatattgacataatataagtatatatacatatatatatagtatacgggATCTGTATACACAGTGCATAGTCCACACGTACGTaactacacattataatagtagttattcaaatattatactttttgttttaaaaatacgcacacacgcacacaaacacatacaaaatgtattatatgcgTTAAATGGGAAAAAAAGGAGGACATACGTGTGCtttacaaatatatcataCGAAAGTGAAACTGGCATTATGCGCGTATTTACGgagataaaacatttaaatggcCGGTTACGCAAGTAGACCTTCGGACATTTTTGTTttcggtttttttattttttcaacaaacgAGAGAAAATTGACTGCCTAATCAACCCGTGCTTTTGGACGGccctatatgtattataatataatatatatggtataCGTGTTCAAGGCGGTTCATGACCATTATTATACTGCTACATACCGATCCTCGTTTTAGAATGTTTCGATGAAATAGCCATAGCCCGTAATATCATCGTCGTAAAACGGGACGGACACCCTAATAAAATTGAACCGACCGCGATGTATTGGATAAAGATTCCATACAGAACACACTAgtgtttagtatattattatattacattttattaggtCGTATGAAGATATTGCACTATAACGTCATGTATTAtagactattttaaaaatataaattacagttatagaacacattttttaaaacatttttaataaattacaaaattaagaaCTAATAAATCATACTAGACGAAGTAAGTACGacattaaagttttattatacgtaatttaaaatttaaattctgtgGGGTGTATAATGATTAacgaacattattaatatattatacttcgtacggttatgatttatttgacAAATCCGTTGATTGGAACTTAATTaactaagtatttatattttataacgattaCTATGTACGTAAAAACTTGTCTCGAAGTATTAAAATGATGAAGGGGCAATACTTATTTTACCTTCAAGTCTggttttgaacaaaataataaatgagtggtggtgaaaaaattattttagttatcctatactaatttacaaaatatatattgtacattccTACATATATCCACAATTAAAAcagatattcaaaatataaattataattataattataccgcAGCAATAAtcgtaacaatttatttacactGATTAAAGATTATTAGAATACACGGGGAAATAATAACTAAGACttctactatattaataatatcataaggtattattgtacctaaattaattatcatgtttattttacctatCAAAAAGGTGATTAGtgcgataatataaatatcacatGGTAGACATTCactgatacataaaaaatatatcgaattTCCATTAGGTAGACAATAGTTATTAGTCTTTAGAacatatctatttaatacaattgggcaataattttaagtaaaaaagtgtaattacttcatctatttttaataggtagtgttgtattatttaatattatttatacatttaaaaaaaaaaaatgttttgatcatatgtgatttatcaattaaaattatgaatattagtaattagagTACTATTATAAACACTTACAGTGTGTTTAAGTTATGTATTAAGTGGATTTGATGTGATTAGATTTAAACACTGAtaagtgataatataaaatccgaacacaatttatatgatattattaatatttatttaatattgctatttatttgtatataccaaatcaagttaaatttgaatttcatatttatatttttaatcattatggttagtttttgtaaatgtttagAAACTACTCAAAATATTAGAAAGTAATTACATATagtaagtacatatattattaatatatctaaattttgttttcctTGTGTTCAAATTATTGCAtatctactattatttattttatatgtgtccaatatatttaaaatgtttaagtgcTTTAAACAATACTCGAAGTTGGCGTAAaaactatagaatatattaaaaagttaatttattccGTGGAAATacttcttaataataaataagtcatTAAAACGtagaataaattgtttaaaacccATAAAGTAGtactagtttaattttatgtaaatataggttcaagaaaaatatgtaggtaatccTTCACTTTTTTGTTAAGTctggaataaaaaataaaaatttctatttgaTAGAAAAGTAATGGAAAAAATGAATCCTTTTTGTCTACCTCCTTTAATTTAAACCTCCTTCTGAGTGACAACTAGGAATTTAAgactattttactatttgtgAAGTATATGCTATGAAAAAACATAACTTAAGGTGGTTTATTTAGatgtttgattaaatattttagttaagtaTAATTGCAGAGTATATAAAAAGTCAACcagttttcattaattttgttaaaaaaaaaacaacctttgtattatttgaaacgattataatattttaaagtaggtagctatggtattaaaataatacacaacatTATACGACgttgtgaaattatttaaaatgtgtatttaaggAGTATCGTGtatttggaaaataatatacaggagacacattaattaaaatgtaaactatttatattttacataagtaTTAGGCGCcgtcacaaaaataaataataagcataaattaaaaaaaaatgttatttttgttttttaatttaaaaatcgtttttaaaatacaacataactatattattttgtcatgttGTCTGGACAGCGTTATCGTGCAAtgcataaatagtaaataagaaCATAAATTCTCATAATAATCTAAGAAATTGCAAATAAACTTGGCTTAGAATCGCGTTCGAAATTATTATAGCAATATTGATAGCACATTTTGAAGTCAACACTTCCCAGAAgcttacacaaaataatggCAAATTACGtgcaaaaaatatgtaatatttatttttatatgatctaGAAGCTTTTAACTACAGTGGTGTTTATTAGctgtaattactatatttaaataatattgttattattatattttgtatgactGTTActctaaatatctaaattataaactaatttagtagataagttaatatataaattcatttgtttttgaaaaagtatgattttatttgttgttttgaTTCGTGGTAGGTAAACTTACTGGCTTACTAAGATTTTATGTCGTTACGGTTGGgaatatgtttttcttttctcTGTGTTTCATTTTGAAGACATTTAGTTAGTAGATGTTTACTTCTGGTATGATTGTTAATTATGTTCCGCAGGTTTAACATGAAGAGATTTTCTTCTGTAACCATGTGATTTGTAtggttaattaatgtataatgttgttTATTGTATCTTAATGGTTTTAacatttgaaacaaaattaaaatatttatttttaagaccaTAGTTTCTGgaacaaataaatcatttgattataat includes the following:
- the LOC113552985 gene encoding uncharacterized protein LOC113552985; translated protein: MESRGALLLLAVFVVAFQRPAHGQDCPDGVPVTYVKYSNSAPRSVVQPILLYASTPGVAITAECYNRCRKSVDCAGFIIDYTSTSCYRVPNMGSSTDNIVVTPNVNFFRKACLRVPESCNRRAWPIEVSMDYEINGFQYSVIPNIGDKWRCAQLCIDQNNCKSANYFRSTKMCSLNSETRKTKPTAFNPSRNQVEYLENECANTLPGVNQMSSCWHEPVYDRTLQQVDLQVENINIEQCKERCESEQYFSCRGYTFKCPTDGFGGTLCLLHGDDTLTAGPLIPSPCSTYIERITCIDLSVSCNDDSMIVSLRSQGFKGRMFVLGRPEECGVNGRHTDMTTITLPIVENHTQRNRCDVVVAKSANSNRKLATAVVVVQHHPIIQTVGDRVTKVSCAVGSSPHPSFLASRPQNITLDATFGVAEPSIHNTIYNDGGYDPNGLVGSANQVAKMRILEVGRNVKQVSEVKLGDELELRIDVNQPYNASQLRAGHLIASSGDGLDSLLLLDWRGCPPEPSTFPVLNLTPPNSMVARFKAFRFPSSPVLRFSLMMMFCDQLCKPSDCGNGQVSYGRRKRDTQASETKPKEVPLQLAIVVRSLEEQEEIIASQSQISNSNNNNERSSRRLEASVIRNNEWCITWPIGLAITIILVTMQTLIVLGCWSFFRRSNQKVLNDRVTLNSDFQPRHVTWADHQ